One stretch of Streptomyces sp. 135 DNA includes these proteins:
- a CDS encoding CDP-glycerol glycerophosphotransferase family protein → MQPRLSVVVPIYNVEEFLEECLESIARQTVNGVAGPGRHDGPDGPDGPRGLECVMVDDGSTDGSPLIAREFAARDPRFVYVRQRNAGLSAARNTGVRKASPTAEFLTFVDSDDVVPHDAYERMIASLDETGSDFATGNVWRLTERGRSQAWQYKWLTEPRTRTHISRDLDLLSDRVAWNKVFRRSFWDRHRFAFPEGKLYEDTPVMIPAHFLAHSVDVLSDHVYYWRIREGSITRRRTDVKGVRDRIAACAHVSGFLARHAPEMKKTYDASCLRDDFVYFLEGLPMGGPEYRTAFMTDAAAFLRRADPAVITGLPVDLRVKWHLVREARTAELIDLLAFERANGTAFHVRGALRRRAAYPGIGRVPEKLTRVGRGELPVVARAGEARWGDDGKLRISGYAYVRNLEATRPGHSVKAGLLRSTRSKGRLRRVPTRTVAAPQATEQSRQRLHCYDLAGFEMTVDPEQLRTGGAWRPGNWLLGVVVAGHGTVRRAAVRAAEGASAQSLVRELGDGLRLVLGHSKGRLVLRVQEYAARVEAHRRDGGDVVLSGGLPGRVRPRALRLTHKHSGTDVDYPVALADDRFEVRVRLADLTGVAPTPHLAPKEVEPPHGDRWQANLVLPDGTLKSLAAALALAPGRYASDDGRELCATANDRGELVVEVTRQPVADRVAWGADGTLTVEMLASEAAWPEAELVLRHSGRDEELTVPAERVADDRLRAVVAPGGGALREGRWYAFLRDTGSAPGQAGQAGQAEIGMPVRLLASVAAGLPLHRGVEGREFTVDRRFGDRLLVEAGSVLARTERGAYRQHRLRTTHYPRHRGQPLTDAVLYLDGDSPRAVHEELVRRGADVEHLWVTHDQQTRVPAGAKGVEEHSAAWYEALARCRRIVTAGHLPDFFERREGQTVVQTWNGAPLKRIGTDLTDSLYADHGHLDALPRLSRQWDVLVSPNRFSTPHLGRALAYDGEVLEAGSPRNDVLFGDDRQKVAERVRHELGVTPDKRVVLYAPTYRDHLAYAPGRFRYEPALDFRAAESVLGDDHVLLVRKHPLTAGRLPGARAPFVRDVSAHPRAAELLLIADVLVTDYSSLMFDFAHTGRPMLFHAYDLEHYRDTVRGFYLDFETSAPGPLLASTDEVVEALRDLDAIAARHTDAYTAFREAYCDLDDGRAAARVAERLMR, encoded by the coding sequence GTGCAGCCCCGTCTCAGCGTCGTCGTGCCCATCTACAACGTCGAGGAGTTTCTGGAGGAGTGCCTGGAATCGATCGCCCGGCAGACCGTCAACGGCGTGGCCGGACCGGGACGGCATGACGGTCCGGACGGGCCGGACGGCCCCCGTGGTCTGGAGTGCGTCATGGTCGACGACGGCTCGACCGACGGCAGCCCGCTCATCGCCCGTGAGTTCGCCGCCCGCGACCCGCGGTTCGTCTACGTCCGCCAGCGCAACGCCGGGCTGAGCGCCGCCCGCAACACGGGTGTGCGCAAGGCGTCGCCCACCGCCGAGTTCCTGACCTTCGTCGACAGCGACGACGTCGTGCCGCACGACGCGTACGAGCGGATGATCGCGAGCCTGGACGAGACCGGCTCCGACTTCGCGACCGGCAACGTCTGGCGGCTGACCGAGCGCGGCCGCTCGCAGGCCTGGCAGTACAAGTGGCTGACCGAGCCGCGCACCCGTACGCACATCTCGCGCGACCTGGACCTGCTCTCCGACCGCGTGGCCTGGAACAAGGTGTTCCGCCGCTCCTTCTGGGACCGGCACCGCTTCGCCTTCCCCGAGGGCAAGCTCTACGAGGACACGCCCGTGATGATCCCCGCGCACTTCCTCGCCCACTCCGTGGACGTGCTCAGCGACCACGTCTACTACTGGCGGATCCGCGAGGGCTCCATCACCCGGCGGCGCACCGACGTCAAGGGTGTGCGGGACCGGATCGCGGCCTGCGCGCACGTCAGCGGCTTCCTCGCCCGGCACGCGCCGGAGATGAAGAAGACGTACGACGCCTCCTGTCTGCGCGACGACTTCGTGTACTTCCTGGAGGGGCTGCCGATGGGCGGCCCCGAGTACCGCACGGCCTTCATGACGGACGCCGCCGCCTTCCTGCGCCGCGCCGACCCCGCCGTCATCACCGGACTCCCCGTCGACCTGCGCGTCAAGTGGCACCTCGTCCGTGAGGCGCGCACCGCCGAACTCATCGATCTGCTCGCCTTCGAGCGGGCCAACGGCACCGCCTTCCACGTGCGCGGCGCTCTGCGCCGCCGGGCCGCCTACCCGGGCATCGGCCGCGTCCCGGAGAAGCTGACGCGCGTCGGGCGGGGCGAACTGCCCGTCGTGGCGCGGGCCGGCGAGGCCCGGTGGGGCGACGACGGGAAACTGCGGATCAGCGGATACGCGTACGTGCGCAATCTGGAGGCGACCCGCCCCGGGCACTCCGTCAAGGCGGGCCTTCTGCGGTCGACCCGGAGCAAGGGGCGGCTGCGCCGCGTGCCGACGCGGACGGTCGCCGCCCCGCAGGCCACCGAGCAGTCACGGCAGCGCCTGCACTGCTACGACCTGGCCGGCTTCGAGATGACCGTCGACCCGGAGCAGTTGCGGACGGGCGGGGCGTGGCGGCCCGGGAACTGGCTGCTCGGCGTGGTCGTCGCGGGTCACGGCACGGTGCGGCGCGCGGCCGTGCGGGCCGCCGAGGGGGCGTCCGCGCAGTCCCTGGTGCGCGAGCTGGGCGACGGGCTGCGCCTGGTCCTCGGCCACAGCAAGGGGCGCCTGGTCCTGCGGGTCCAGGAGTACGCGGCGCGCGTCGAGGCCCACCGGCGCGACGGGGGCGACGTGGTGCTGAGCGGCGGCCTGCCCGGCCGGGTGCGCCCCCGGGCCCTGCGCCTCACCCACAAGCACTCCGGGACCGACGTCGACTACCCGGTGGCGCTCGCCGACGACCGCTTCGAGGTCCGCGTGCGGCTCGCGGACCTGACGGGAGTGGCGCCCACCCCGCACCTCGCGCCGAAGGAGGTCGAGCCGCCGCACGGCGACCGCTGGCAGGCCAACCTCGTCCTGCCCGACGGCACGCTGAAGTCGCTGGCCGCCGCTCTCGCCCTGGCGCCGGGGCGGTACGCGTCGGACGACGGCCGCGAGCTGTGCGCCACGGCCAACGACCGGGGCGAGCTGGTCGTCGAGGTGACGCGGCAGCCGGTCGCCGACCGCGTGGCGTGGGGCGCGGACGGCACGCTGACCGTCGAGATGCTCGCCTCCGAGGCCGCCTGGCCCGAGGCCGAACTGGTCCTGCGGCACAGCGGCCGCGACGAGGAGCTGACGGTCCCCGCCGAACGCGTCGCGGACGACCGGCTGCGCGCGGTGGTCGCGCCGGGCGGCGGGGCGCTGCGCGAGGGGCGGTGGTACGCGTTCCTGCGGGACACCGGGAGCGCCCCCGGGCAGGCCGGGCAGGCCGGGCAGGCCGAGATCGGCATGCCGGTGCGGCTGCTCGCCTCCGTGGCGGCCGGGCTGCCGCTCCACCGGGGCGTCGAGGGGCGGGAGTTCACCGTCGACCGGCGGTTCGGCGACCGGCTCCTCGTCGAGGCGGGCTCCGTGCTCGCGCGCACCGAACGCGGCGCCTACCGCCAGCACCGGCTGCGCACCACCCACTACCCGCGCCACCGCGGGCAGCCGCTCACCGACGCCGTGCTGTACCTCGACGGGGACTCGCCGCGCGCCGTCCACGAGGAGCTGGTGCGGCGCGGCGCCGACGTCGAGCACCTGTGGGTCACGCACGACCAGCAGACCCGCGTGCCCGCCGGGGCGAAGGGCGTGGAGGAGCACAGCGCCGCCTGGTACGAGGCGCTGGCCCGCTGCCGTCGCATCGTCACCGCGGGCCACCTGCCCGACTTCTTCGAGCGCCGCGAGGGCCAGACCGTCGTACAGACCTGGAACGGCGCCCCGCTCAAGCGCATCGGCACCGACCTCACCGACTCCCTCTACGCCGACCACGGACATCTCGACGCCCTGCCGCGCCTGTCCCGCCAGTGGGACGTCCTGGTCTCGCCGAATCGCTTCTCCACCCCGCACCTGGGCCGCGCCCTCGCCTACGACGGCGAGGTCCTGGAGGCGGGCTCGCCCCGCAACGACGTGCTGTTCGGCGACGACCGCCAGAAGGTCGCCGAGCGGGTGCGCCACGAGCTGGGCGTCACGCCGGACAAGCGGGTCGTGCTGTACGCGCCGACCTACCGGGACCATCTCGCGTACGCCCCCGGCCGGTTCCGCTACGAGCCGGCGCTCGACTTCCGCGCCGCCGAGTCGGTGCTCGGCGACGACCACGTCCTGCTGGTGCGCAAGCACCCGTTGACGGCGGGCCGGCTTCCGGGCGCCCGCGCGCCGTTCGTGCGGGACGTGTCGGCCCATCCCCGGGCCGCCGAACTCCTGCTCATCGCCGACGTGCTGGTGACGGACTACTCCTCGCTGATGTTCGACTTCGCGCACACCGGGCGCCCGATGCTCTTCCACGCCTACGACCTGGAGCACTACCGCGACACCGTGCGCGGCTTCTACCTCGACTTCGAGACGAGCGCGCCGGGGCCGCTGCTCGCCTCCACCGATGAGGTCGTCGAGGCGCTGCGCGACCTGGACGCCATCGCGGCCCGGCACACGGACGCGTACACGGCCTTCCGTGAGGCGTACTGCGACCTGGACGACGGCCGGGCCGCGGCCCGCGTCGCGGAGAGGCTGATGCGGTGA
- a CDS encoding glycosyltransferase family A protein, producing the protein MPPHPTAQNPSAPNPSADQVSVVVIGYDDAAHVADAVRSALAQGPVVREVIAVDDCSTDGSDAVLAGLAERDRRVRVIRRASNSGGCGTPRNDGIDAASAPYVMFLDSDDVLPPGAAAALLAAAERHGAEVASGLCVRRELPSGREVPWQPELYAKARLVARPELRTRLVHDTLCVNKLYRTGFLREHGIRFPEGRFVYEDFVFTARVLAAGPRIALVPDTVYVWHVRRAAAKLSISLDRSGITNWQARMEAHRQAVEILRDAPGPGGKRLARAARAKFIDHGLRMYARELTARGEEYRREWWALTRAYLETFDAADLDAAPAPGRVIARVVLASEQPRDLGRLKQVAARPARLAPPYPRAADGTPVWAADLPQVTLEHLLVRPVRLLPLAVDGELRPRAGGSRLTLRLRELYGRVAAAGPDTVDVELVHRHSGLPGLRRTAAFGPERPGETWTAEVLLDLGSLDGGVWDLRLRVRFADGTTRESTAHAVAGPGLLRRTVVPNGRHGVLLVQPYATQAGNLSVRLAPGVRGVAGVAKRRLTRLADSLKGSLRGSLGVSLGRASGR; encoded by the coding sequence ATCCCGCCTCACCCGACTGCCCAGAACCCATCCGCCCCTAACCCGTCCGCCGACCAGGTCTCCGTCGTCGTGATCGGCTACGACGACGCCGCCCATGTCGCGGACGCGGTGCGCTCCGCGCTGGCCCAGGGCCCCGTCGTCCGCGAGGTGATCGCCGTCGACGACTGCTCGACGGACGGCAGCGACGCGGTCCTCGCCGGCCTCGCGGAGCGGGACCGGCGCGTGCGGGTGATCCGCCGCGCGAGCAACAGCGGCGGCTGCGGCACCCCCCGCAACGACGGGATCGACGCCGCGTCGGCGCCGTACGTGATGTTCCTGGACAGCGACGACGTGCTGCCGCCCGGCGCGGCGGCCGCGCTGCTCGCCGCGGCCGAACGGCACGGCGCCGAGGTCGCGTCGGGGCTGTGCGTGCGCCGCGAACTGCCCTCGGGCCGCGAGGTGCCCTGGCAGCCGGAGCTCTACGCCAAGGCCCGGCTCGTCGCCCGGCCCGAGCTGCGCACCCGCCTCGTCCACGACACGCTCTGCGTCAACAAGCTCTACCGCACCGGCTTCCTGCGCGAACACGGCATCCGCTTCCCCGAAGGCCGCTTCGTCTACGAGGACTTCGTCTTCACCGCGCGCGTGCTCGCCGCGGGCCCGCGCATCGCGCTCGTCCCCGACACGGTGTACGTGTGGCACGTGCGGCGCGCCGCCGCCAAACTCTCCATCTCCCTGGACCGCTCGGGAATCACCAACTGGCAGGCCCGCATGGAGGCCCACCGCCAGGCCGTGGAGATCCTGCGGGACGCGCCGGGGCCCGGCGGCAAGCGGCTGGCGCGGGCGGCCCGCGCCAAGTTCATCGACCACGGGCTGCGCATGTACGCCCGTGAACTGACCGCGCGCGGCGAGGAGTACCGGCGCGAGTGGTGGGCGCTCACGCGGGCGTACCTGGAGACGTTCGACGCCGCCGACCTCGACGCCGCGCCCGCTCCGGGCCGCGTCATCGCGCGCGTCGTCCTCGCCTCCGAACAGCCGCGCGACCTGGGCCGCCTCAAGCAGGTGGCGGCGCGCCCCGCGCGGCTCGCGCCGCCGTATCCGAGGGCGGCCGACGGCACGCCCGTGTGGGCGGCGGACCTGCCCCAGGTCACCCTGGAGCACCTGCTGGTACGCCCCGTGCGGCTGCTCCCCCTCGCGGTCGACGGCGAGCTGCGGCCCCGCGCGGGCGGCAGCCGGCTCACGCTGCGGCTGCGCGAGCTGTACGGGCGGGTCGCGGCCGCGGGCCCCGACACCGTCGACGTCGAACTGGTGCACCGGCACAGCGGCCTGCCGGGCCTGCGCAGGACCGCGGCGTTCGGCCCCGAGCGGCCCGGCGAGACCTGGACCGCGGAGGTCCTGCTCGACCTCGGGTCACTGGACGGCGGCGTGTGGGACCTGCGGCTGCGGGTCCGCTTCGCCGACGGGACGACGCGCGAGTCCACCGCCCACGCCGTCGCGGGACCCGGGCTGCTGCGCCGCACGGTGGTGCCGAACGGGCGGCACGGCGTCCTGCTCGTCCAGCCGTACGCCACCCAGGCGGGGAACCTCTCGGTGCGGCTCGCCCCCGGCGTGCGGGGTGTCGCCGGGGTCGCGAAGCGGCGCCTCACGCGGCTGGCCGACTCCCTCAAGGGCTCCCTCAGGGGTTCCCTCGGAGTCTCCCTGGGGCGCGCTTCCGGCCGCTGA
- the galE gene encoding UDP-glucose 4-epimerase GalE encodes MTWLITGGAGYIGAHVVRAMTEAGERAVVYDDLSTGIAERLPAGVPLVTGSTLDAELVARALKDHAITGVIHLAAKKQVGESVEQPLRYYRENVEGLRVLLEAVVEAGVPSFVLSSSAAVYGMPDVDLVTEETPCLPMSPYGETKLAGEWLVRATGRAHGLATASLRYFNVAGAASPELADTGVYNLVPMVFEKLTAGESPRVFGADYATPDGTCVRDYIHVVDVAEAHVATARRLAAAAPGTDLTLNVGRGEGVSVREMTDLINDVTGYAIPAEVTGRRPGDPARVVAAADRVATELGWTAKRDVRDMITSAWAGWVRLHPEAGARPGV; translated from the coding sequence ATGACCTGGCTGATCACCGGCGGCGCCGGATACATCGGGGCGCACGTCGTCCGCGCCATGACGGAGGCGGGCGAGCGGGCCGTGGTCTACGACGACCTGTCCACCGGCATCGCCGAACGCCTCCCGGCGGGCGTCCCGCTCGTGACCGGCTCGACGCTGGACGCGGAGCTCGTCGCCCGCGCCCTGAAGGACCACGCCATCACCGGCGTCATCCACCTGGCGGCGAAGAAGCAGGTCGGCGAGTCGGTGGAACAGCCCCTGCGCTACTACCGCGAGAACGTGGAAGGCCTGCGGGTCCTCCTCGAAGCGGTGGTGGAGGCCGGGGTCCCGTCCTTCGTCCTCTCCTCCTCCGCCGCGGTGTACGGCATGCCGGATGTCGACCTCGTCACCGAGGAGACACCGTGCCTGCCGATGAGCCCCTACGGCGAGACGAAGCTGGCGGGCGAGTGGCTGGTGCGGGCCACCGGCCGCGCGCACGGCCTGGCGACGGCGTCCTTGCGCTACTTCAACGTGGCGGGGGCGGCCTCGCCCGAGCTGGCGGACACCGGCGTCTACAACCTCGTCCCGATGGTCTTCGAGAAGCTCACCGCCGGTGAGTCCCCCCGCGTCTTCGGCGCGGACTACGCCACCCCGGACGGCACCTGCGTACGCGACTACATCCACGTCGTCGACGTGGCCGAGGCCCATGTGGCGACGGCCCGCAGGCTCGCGGCGGCGGCGCCCGGCACGGACCTGACCCTCAACGTCGGCCGGGGCGAGGGCGTCTCGGTGCGCGAGATGACGGACCTCATCAACGACGTGACGGGGTACGCCATCCCCGCCGAGGTCACCGGCCGCCGCCCCGGCGACCCGGCCCGCGTGGTGGCCGCGGCGGACCGCGTCGCCACGGAACTGGGCTGGACGGCCAAGCGCGACGTGCGCGACATGATCACCTCGGCGTGGGCGGGGTGGGTGCGGCTGCATCCGGAGGCGGGCGCCCGCCCGGGGGTGTAG
- a CDS encoding TetR/AcrR family transcriptional regulator yields MTTSRPEGEQAGGPEGEQQGAPTGARPRRRAPAGAAVLREDVTEAIRAAVFEELASVGYARMSIEGIARRAGVGKTAVYRRWRSKLHLVLDLVSAIAVQGLPAPDTGSLEGDLRLLYEVTSRALRHPVASQIIPDLQAEAARNPEIAEALQKALREGQHGVASGIVRAAVERGELREGADEELALDLVSGPLYWRSVVVRAQLPKGYLGRLAAATAAGLRAL; encoded by the coding sequence ATGACGACGAGCAGGCCAGAGGGTGAACAGGCGGGCGGGCCGGAGGGCGAGCAGCAGGGCGCGCCCACGGGGGCACGGCCGCGCCGCAGGGCGCCCGCCGGAGCGGCCGTGCTCCGCGAGGACGTGACCGAGGCCATCCGGGCCGCCGTCTTCGAGGAACTGGCCTCCGTCGGGTACGCGCGCATGTCCATCGAGGGCATCGCCCGCCGCGCGGGCGTCGGCAAGACCGCCGTCTACCGCCGCTGGCGCTCCAAGCTGCACCTCGTGCTCGACCTGGTGTCGGCCATAGCGGTCCAGGGGCTCCCCGCGCCGGACACCGGCTCCCTGGAGGGCGATCTGCGGCTGCTGTACGAGGTGACCTCACGCGCCCTGCGGCACCCCGTCGCCTCGCAGATCATCCCCGACCTCCAGGCCGAGGCGGCCCGCAATCCCGAGATCGCCGAGGCGCTCCAGAAGGCGCTGCGCGAAGGGCAGCACGGAGTCGCGAGCGGCATCGTGCGGGCCGCCGTCGAGCGGGGCGAGCTGCGGGAGGGGGCCGACGAGGAGCTGGCCCTCGACCTGGTGTCGGGGCCGCTCTACTGGCGCTCGGTGGTGGTGCGGGCCCAGCTGCCCAAGGGGTACCTGGGCCGGCTCGCGGCGGCCACGGCCGCCGGGCTGCGGGCGCTCTGA
- a CDS encoding ABC transporter permease gives MSQDLDAPPPAPPTQAAPLSPAELAARHGLTVSGARPSLPAYVRQLWRRRHFITAFATAKLTAQYSQAKLGQLWQVMTPLLNAAVYYFVFGVLMDTKRDVEDYVPFLVTGVFVFTFTQASVMAGTRAISGSLGLVRALHFPRASLPISYCLQQLQQLLFSMAALVVILLCFGVPPAPSWLLVIPVLVLQFTFNTGLALVMARLGSRTPDIAQLMPFVLRTWMYGSGVMWSIDAVLKDRGLPHAVQVLLECNPAAVYIDLMRFALIDTFRADQLPHHVWAWALGWALLAGIGGFIYFWKAEETYGRG, from the coding sequence GTGAGCCAGGACCTCGACGCACCACCGCCCGCACCCCCCACCCAGGCGGCCCCCCTCTCCCCCGCCGAACTCGCCGCCCGGCACGGCCTGACCGTCAGCGGCGCCCGCCCCTCCCTGCCCGCGTACGTCCGGCAGCTGTGGCGGCGCCGCCACTTCATCACCGCCTTCGCGACGGCCAAGCTGACGGCCCAGTACAGCCAGGCCAAGCTCGGCCAGCTCTGGCAGGTGATGACCCCGCTCCTGAACGCGGCGGTCTACTACTTCGTCTTCGGCGTCCTGATGGACACCAAGCGGGACGTGGAGGACTACGTCCCGTTCCTGGTCACCGGCGTCTTCGTCTTCACGTTCACGCAAGCGTCCGTCATGGCCGGCACCCGTGCCATATCGGGCAGCCTCGGCCTGGTCCGCGCCCTGCACTTCCCGCGGGCGTCGCTGCCCATCTCGTACTGCCTGCAACAGCTCCAGCAGCTGCTGTTCTCCATGGCCGCGCTCGTCGTGATCCTGCTCTGCTTCGGCGTCCCGCCCGCGCCGTCCTGGCTCCTGGTGATCCCGGTCCTCGTACTCCAGTTCACGTTCAACACGGGCCTGGCGCTCGTCATGGCCCGGCTCGGCAGCAGGACGCCGGACATCGCGCAGCTGATGCCGTTCGTGCTGCGGACGTGGATGTACGGATCCGGGGTGATGTGGAGCATCGACGCGGTCCTGAAGGACCGGGGCCTGCCGCACGCCGTCCAGGTCCTCCTGGAGTGCAATCCGGCCGCCGTCTACATCGACCTGATGCGGTTCGCCCTGATCGACACCTTCCGGGCGGACCAGCTCCCGCACCACGTGTGGGCCTGGGCGCTGGGCTGGGCGCTGCTCGCCGGGATCGGCGGGTTCATCTACTTCTGGAAGGCAGAGGAGACGTACGGCCGTGGCTGA
- a CDS encoding ABC transporter ATP-binding protein, with product MAETERTPAPTVIVDQVDIVYRVHGTGAGRGTATAALNRIIGGRGRAEARAGTRTVHAVRNVSFTAFKGEAIGLIGTNGSGKSTLLKAVAGLLPVERGRIFTDGQPSLLGVNAAMMNDLTGERNVRLGGLAMGMSREQVAERYDDIVGFSGINEKGDFITLPMRTYSSGMAARLRFSIAAAKDHDVLLIDEALATGDRSFQKRSEARIRELRERAGTVFLVSHNNKSIRDTCDRVLWLERGELRMDGPTADVLKEYERFA from the coding sequence GTGGCTGAGACAGAGCGGACCCCCGCCCCCACCGTCATCGTCGACCAGGTCGACATCGTCTACCGCGTGCACGGCACCGGCGCGGGCCGCGGCACCGCCACCGCCGCGCTCAACCGGATCATCGGCGGCCGCGGGAGGGCCGAGGCACGCGCGGGCACGCGCACGGTGCACGCCGTCAGGAACGTGTCCTTCACGGCCTTCAAGGGCGAGGCGATCGGCCTGATCGGCACCAACGGCTCGGGCAAGTCGACGCTGCTCAAGGCGGTCGCGGGACTGCTCCCCGTGGAGCGCGGGCGTATCTTCACCGACGGCCAGCCCTCCCTGCTCGGCGTGAACGCCGCGATGATGAACGACCTGACGGGTGAGCGCAACGTACGCCTCGGCGGGCTCGCGATGGGCATGAGCCGCGAGCAGGTGGCGGAGCGCTACGACGACATCGTCGGCTTCTCCGGCATCAACGAGAAGGGCGACTTCATCACGTTGCCGATGCGTACGTACTCCTCCGGCATGGCGGCCCGCCTGCGCTTCTCCATCGCGGCCGCCAAGGACCACGACGTCCTGCTCATCGACGAGGCGCTGGCCACCGGCGACCGCTCCTTCCAGAAGCGCTCCGAGGCCCGCATCCGCGAGCTGCGCGAGCGCGCGGGCACGGTCTTCCTGGTCAGCCACAACAACAAGTCGATCCGCGACACCTGCGACCGGGTGCTATGGCTGGAGCGCGGCGAGCTGCGGATGGACGGCCCCACGGCGGACGTACTGAAGGAGTACGAGAGGTTCGCGTGA